Proteins from a genomic interval of Crassostrea angulata isolate pt1a10 chromosome 7, ASM2561291v2, whole genome shotgun sequence:
- the LOC128156695 gene encoding kynurenine--oxoglutarate transaminase 3-like isoform X2, producing the protein MSSKLSGANRIKGTEKNIWVEFGKLAVENKALNLGQGFPDFKPPQHVIDEMMAAVASDNHLMHQYTRSSGHPRLVSALSRLYSPLIGQQLDPNKNVTVSVGAYGVLFCAVQGLINPGDEVVIIEPFFDCYEPMVKVAGGIAHYCPLRPTKTEGVTSSKDWILDPKELESKFNQNTKALIVNNPNNPLGKVFSRDELQMMADLCKKYDTICLSDEVYEWMVYDDNKHIKIASLPGMFERTVTMGSAGKTLSATGWKLGWGIGPEHLIAPMQVLHQNCTYNCPTPVQEAVAGALEFEIDQMDQPDKCYFFSLAKELQPKRDKLAKICQEVGLSPVVPEGGYFMMVNTGNLKTDLPDDGTDDPRDFKFVRWMTTKLKLAAIPPSAFYHQEHKHLGENYVRFCFIKKDETIEAAGDILKKWFGSVKK; encoded by the exons ATGTCTTCCAAACTTAGTGGTGCCAATCGGATCAAGGGCACAGAGAAAAACATATG GGTGGAATTTGGAAAGTTAGCAGTTGAGAATAAAGCTCTAAATCTTGGCCAG GGATTTCCTGATTTTAAGCCTCCACAACATGTGATAGATGAAATGATGGCAGCTGTTGCCAGTGACAACCACCTCATGCATCAGTACACCCGCAGTTCT GGTCATCCCCGACTTGTATCAGCTCTCTCTAGGTTATACTCGCCTCTGATTGGGCAGCAGCTGGACCCCAATAAGAATGTGACGGTGTCCGTGGGGGCGTACGGTGTTTTGTTCTGTGCCGTACAGGGACTGATAAACCCCGGGGACGAGGTGGTGATCATCGAACCATTCTTTGACTGCTATGAACCGATGGTGAAAGTTGCTGGAGGAATAGCTCATTACTGCCCCCTTAGACCT ACGAAAACAGAGGGTGTAACTTCAAGCAAAGACTGGATTTTGGACCCAAAAGAGCTGGAGAGTAAATTTAATCAGAACACTAAGGCTCTTATTGTCAACAATCCCAACAACCCCCTGGGAAAG GTTTTCTCTCGAGATGAGCTCCAGATGATGGCAGACTTGTGTAAAAAGTATGACACGATATGTCTGTCTGATGAGGTATACGAGTGGATGGTGTATGACGATAACAAACACATAAAGATAG CCTCTCTGCCGGGTATGTTTGAGCGAACAGTGACCATGGGCAGTGCCGGGAAGACTCTGAGTGCCACGGGCTGGAAGCTGGGTTGGGGTATCGGCCCAGAACATCTGATTGCCCCGATGCAGGTCCTTCACCAGAACTGTACTTACAACTGTCCCACACCTGTGCAG GAAGCTGTCGCGGGAGcattagaatttgaaattgaccAGATGGACCAGCCCGACAAGTGCTATTTCTTCTCTCTGGCCAAAGAGCTTCAACCCAAGAGAGACAAGCTTGCCAAGATCTGCCAGGAGGTGGGCCTGTCTCCCGTCGTGCCGGAGGGCGGCTACTTCATGATGGTCAACACCGGCAACCTCAAAACCGATCTCCCTGACGATGGGACAGACGATCCGCGGGACTTCAAGTTTGTGAGGTGGATGACAACAAAACTG aaacTTGCCGCCATTCCTCCTTCTGCCTTTTATCATCAAGAACATAAACATCTGGGGGAGAATTACGTCAGGTTTTGTTTCATCAAA AAAGATGAAACCATAGAGGCAGCTGGTGATATTCTCAAGAAATGGTTTGGTTCAGTGAAAAAATAA
- the LOC128155384 gene encoding E3 ubiquitin-protein ligase LRSAM1-like, translating into MGQNAGKQTTGKHHNPGHSRKVSKASGDGSDSDSVDTSSSSQSPSTPSGLKHGMASLFRKQSDACKKRMDHQLYLAQESPEPTIDLSKCELEEIPPLVFSLSKILSKEAVFLGDNWLGSLSGGKCIDMRTVRVLDLHNNEIKVLPTDIGNMTCLQVLNLERNRISILPNSIENLKHLQTLNMKGNRLKLVSPSLCGLKSLRTLDLSENKITSLPPQLCNVRTLETLVIDVHRITYPSNDICKQGTEKIMMFLCSECKMEYEPPSKFLLDILEPPNLMLTPKESSFSKAYEMEENALQKNIDSYNSIMDKKRQERIELERLLELEMLEQAQLASQAIEEKQRFIEAMAQDQNKMDKELETIFHGKGQERKKLVEYMHQVEIGTDVLIKNMLEMQEKARKTEELLELMERERIEEEELFVVRNEEMQNLRKQEVLRAMESMLQESDMFESLRSSYVNNKDNVLRQALHDEEVTSQGQVHSILHNKDLALTNMIDVLQKQEEFQRDAFEALQLQKDAKTQRISQQINMIEEELAGLTLVELQRKEERTDDEINRLAEKRVELLGLLSQLMSEQESRREELRKRLAEMEQQKEDGQTDYWLVQYQRLMDRKPQALMDQEHRLEIAVVTVLDDSGAQDYLPVFARHRITIETLLQMTDDDLKQMGVHELGLRKSILKNVENFRTSKRASVQKEAEAGPSHVNMDKFRNTEDVTFDHPAPSAPLMRQESILARGLNSECVICLDRQSAVIFLSCGHVCCCNECSVPLKECPLCRGAIVQRIKLSTAVVSEHPLLAALPSEPTEHPPPAPLV; encoded by the exons GCACAAGAAAGTCCTGAACCAACAATAGATTTATCAAAGTGTGAACTGGAAGAG ATACCACCCCTTGTATTTTCTCTCAGTAAAATTCTGAGCAAGGAG GCTGTTTTTCTAGGAGATAACTGGCTTGGATCACTAAGTGGCGGAAAATGTATTGATATGAGGACTGTCAGG GTTTTGGACCTCCACAACAATGAAATCAAAGTTTTACCTACAGATATTGGAAATATGACTTGTTTACAG GTCCTGAATTTGGAAAGAAATAGAATATCAATTTTGCCAAACAGTATTGAAAATCTGAAGCACTTGCAAACATTGAATATGAAAG GAAATCGACTTAAACTTGTGAGTCCATCTCTTTGTGGCCTGAAGAGTTTACGGACACTGGACCTATCTGAGAATAAGATCACTTCCCTGCCTCCACAGCTGTGTAATGTTAGAACACTGGAGACTCTAGTCATTGATGTCCACAGGATCACTTACCCCTCTAATG atatatgtAAACAGGGCACAGAGAAAATAATGATGTTTTTATGCTCTG AGTGTAAAATGGAGTATGAACCACCCTCAAAGTTCCTGTTAGACATTCTGGAACCCCCCAATCTAATGCTGACCCCCAAGGAATCCTCCTTCTCGAAAGCCTATGAAATGGAAGAGAATGCCTTACAG aaaaacaTTGATAGTTACAATTCAATAATG gACAAGAAGAGACAGGAGAGGATAGAGCTGGAGAGACTGTTGGAGCTGGAGATGTTGGAGCAGGCACAGCTGGCCAGTCAGGCTATAGAGGAGAAGCAGCGCTTCATAGAGGCCATGGCTCAG gaTCAAAATAAGATGGACAAGGAACTGGAGACTATTTTCCATGGAAAGGGGCAAGAGAGAAAGAAACTTGTAGAATACATGCATCAAG TTGAGATCGGTACAGATGTGTTAATTAAAAACATGCTGGAGATGCAAGAAAAGGCGAGGAAGACGGAGGAACTGTTGGAGTTAATGGAGCGTGAACGGATCGAGGAGGAGGAGCTGTTTGTGGTCCGCAACGAGGAGATGCAGAACTTACGCAAACAGGAAGTCCTGA GAGCTATGGAGTCCATGCTACAAGAGTCGGACATGTTTGAGAGTCTCAGATCaagttatgtcaacaataaggACAACGTTCTCAGACAGGCCCTACATGA TGAGGAGGTGACGAGTCAGGGGCAGGTCCACAGCATTCTCCATAACAAGGACCTCGCCCTCACCAACATGATAGATGTCCTACAGAAACAG GAAGAGTTCCAGAGAGATGCTTTTGAGGCCCTACAGCTTCAGAAGGATGCCAAAACCCAGAGAATTAGTCAGCAGATTAATATGATAGAGGAAGAACTCGCTGGTCTCACTCTAGTGGAGCTTCAGAGGAAAGAGGAACGGACCGACGATGAAATT AATCGTCTGGCTGAGAAGAGAGTAGAACTATTGGGATTACTGTCTCAACTGATGAGTGAACAGGAGAGCCGAAGAGAAGAGCTCAGAAAGCGACTG GCTGAGATGGAGCAACAGAAGgaggatggacagacagactaTTGGTTGGTTCAGTACCAGCGACTCATGGACCGCAAACCACAGGCTCTCATGGACCAG GAGCATCGCTTAGAGATCGCCGTGGTAACAGTGCTAGATGATTCTGGGGCTCAGGATTACCTCCCTGTGTTTGCTAGACATCGTATCACCATAGAAACCTTGCTGCAAATGACAGATGATGACCTTAAACAG ATGGGAGTTCATGAGCTTGGATTACGAaaatccattttgaaaaatgttgaaaattttaggACATCAAAAAGAGCCTCAGTACAAAAAGAGGCAGAAGCAGGTCCAAGTCACGTCAATATGGACAAATTCAGAAATACG GAGGATGTGACCTTTGATCACCCAGCCCCTTCGGCTCCTCTAATGAGACAAGAGTCCATTCTAGCAAGGGGACTTAACTCAGAATGTGTGATATGTCTTGACAGACAG tcTGCTGTAATTTTCTTGTCCTGTGGCCATGTTTGCTGCTGTAACGAGTGCTCTGTTCCCCTCAAAGAGTGCCCCTTGTGTCGAGGAGCTATTGTACAGCGAATCAAACTCAGCACTGCCGTGGTTTCGGAACACCCCCTTTTGGCAGCCCTCCCTTCAGAGCCCACTGAACACCCACCTCCAGCACCGCTAGTGTAG
- the LOC128156695 gene encoding kynurenine--oxoglutarate transaminase 3-like isoform X1: MRIAPLIPRARKVGISALSWANKPCFSKSASNSLISDSVRTMSSKLSGANRIKGTEKNIWVEFGKLAVENKALNLGQGFPDFKPPQHVIDEMMAAVASDNHLMHQYTRSSGHPRLVSALSRLYSPLIGQQLDPNKNVTVSVGAYGVLFCAVQGLINPGDEVVIIEPFFDCYEPMVKVAGGIAHYCPLRPTKTEGVTSSKDWILDPKELESKFNQNTKALIVNNPNNPLGKVFSRDELQMMADLCKKYDTICLSDEVYEWMVYDDNKHIKIASLPGMFERTVTMGSAGKTLSATGWKLGWGIGPEHLIAPMQVLHQNCTYNCPTPVQEAVAGALEFEIDQMDQPDKCYFFSLAKELQPKRDKLAKICQEVGLSPVVPEGGYFMMVNTGNLKTDLPDDGTDDPRDFKFVRWMTTKLKLAAIPPSAFYHQEHKHLGENYVRFCFIKKDETIEAAGDILKKWFGSVKK, from the exons ATGAGGATTGCTCCCTTGATACCGAGAGCCAGAAAAGTTGGTATCAGTGCATTATCCTGGGCAAATAAACCCTGCTTTTCAAAGTCGGCCAGTAATTCCCTGATATCTGATAGTGTT agaACCATGTCTTCCAAACTTAGTGGTGCCAATCGGATCAAGGGCACAGAGAAAAACATATG GGTGGAATTTGGAAAGTTAGCAGTTGAGAATAAAGCTCTAAATCTTGGCCAG GGATTTCCTGATTTTAAGCCTCCACAACATGTGATAGATGAAATGATGGCAGCTGTTGCCAGTGACAACCACCTCATGCATCAGTACACCCGCAGTTCT GGTCATCCCCGACTTGTATCAGCTCTCTCTAGGTTATACTCGCCTCTGATTGGGCAGCAGCTGGACCCCAATAAGAATGTGACGGTGTCCGTGGGGGCGTACGGTGTTTTGTTCTGTGCCGTACAGGGACTGATAAACCCCGGGGACGAGGTGGTGATCATCGAACCATTCTTTGACTGCTATGAACCGATGGTGAAAGTTGCTGGAGGAATAGCTCATTACTGCCCCCTTAGACCT ACGAAAACAGAGGGTGTAACTTCAAGCAAAGACTGGATTTTGGACCCAAAAGAGCTGGAGAGTAAATTTAATCAGAACACTAAGGCTCTTATTGTCAACAATCCCAACAACCCCCTGGGAAAG GTTTTCTCTCGAGATGAGCTCCAGATGATGGCAGACTTGTGTAAAAAGTATGACACGATATGTCTGTCTGATGAGGTATACGAGTGGATGGTGTATGACGATAACAAACACATAAAGATAG CCTCTCTGCCGGGTATGTTTGAGCGAACAGTGACCATGGGCAGTGCCGGGAAGACTCTGAGTGCCACGGGCTGGAAGCTGGGTTGGGGTATCGGCCCAGAACATCTGATTGCCCCGATGCAGGTCCTTCACCAGAACTGTACTTACAACTGTCCCACACCTGTGCAG GAAGCTGTCGCGGGAGcattagaatttgaaattgaccAGATGGACCAGCCCGACAAGTGCTATTTCTTCTCTCTGGCCAAAGAGCTTCAACCCAAGAGAGACAAGCTTGCCAAGATCTGCCAGGAGGTGGGCCTGTCTCCCGTCGTGCCGGAGGGCGGCTACTTCATGATGGTCAACACCGGCAACCTCAAAACCGATCTCCCTGACGATGGGACAGACGATCCGCGGGACTTCAAGTTTGTGAGGTGGATGACAACAAAACTG aaacTTGCCGCCATTCCTCCTTCTGCCTTTTATCATCAAGAACATAAACATCTGGGGGAGAATTACGTCAGGTTTTGTTTCATCAAA AAAGATGAAACCATAGAGGCAGCTGGTGATATTCTCAAGAAATGGTTTGGTTCAGTGAAAAAATAA